The nucleotide window TCGAGCAATGCCATTTCAGAGGATTGGCAAGAGGAGCGGCTCGCGCCGGTGGGCCAGCACTTCGAGCGGTTCGGCAAGGACGAGATCGCCTCGGCATTCATCCAGGCTGACCCGCACGAGCTCGGCGCCGTGCGCGACACGATCGTTCAGCCGAACGCGAACATAGTTCTCGCTATAGCCTTCTCCGCAAGGCTCGAGCACAACGGTTACATCACGGCCGCATTGCGATTCGTGAAACGATCGTTTCATCTTTTCGCCGAGCAGTCGTAACGTTCGGTTGCGATCGCGACGAATCTGCATCGGTACGGTACCGGACATCGTGGCAGCATTGGTGCCGGGCCGTTCACTATACGTGAAGACGTGAAGATAACTGAGTTCGAGCGACTCGATGAAGTGAATCGTATCTATAAAATCGCGATCGGTCTCACCCGGAAATCCAACGATGACATCGGCGCCAACTGCAGCGTGTGGCATCAGACGCTTGATGACTTCAACACGCGAACGGTACAAATCCGGTTGATACCGGCGCTGCATGAGGCGCAAGATGCGCGAGGAGCCCGACTGCAGTGGGATGTGAAAATGCGGACAAAATTTTTCAGAGCCGGCCACAAAGCCGATGATTTCATCCGAAAGCAAATTCGGTTCGATGGAACTAATGCGGATGCGAGCGGTAATTTCGGATTCCGCGTCCATCGCTCGGATCAACTGGAGAAAACTCGAACCGGTCTTGCGGCCAAAATCGCCAACGTTGACGCCAGAGAGGATGATCTCGTGAAAGCCATCATGACAGAGCTCAATAGCACGAGCGAGAATATCCTCCACTTCAGCGGAGCGCGATGCGCCTCGGGCCTTTGGGATCGTACAGAAGGAGCAGGAGTAATCGCAGCCATCCTGAATTTTCAGGAAGGCCCGGGTCCGGTCATCGAGCGAAGACGCGGCGTGAAACTCGTGGGCGTCCTCGATTTCGCTGACCGCAATGCGCGGCGGAGCGCTGTAGGTAAGACTCGGAAGATGCTGGAAAATATTGAATTTCTCGCTGGCCCCGAGCACGAGCGAGACGCCATCGATACTCGCGATTTCTTCAGGACGAAGCTGAGCGTAGCATCCCGTAACGACGATTTTCGATTTGGGCGATTGCCGGCGGATACGGCGAATCAACTGGCGGCATTCCTTCTCGGCGTTCTCGGTGACCGAGCACGTGTTGAGCACCACGACATCACTTTGCTCGCCAAACGGAACAATCGAGAACCCCTGCTCCGCAAGACCGCGAGCCAGAGCCGAGGTCTCGGCATAATTCAGCTTGCAGCCAAGCGTATGCAAGCTGGCGCGGGTTCCGGTCACACTCAGAGGCATTACGAAGCAACCCTTCAGAGCAATGCGAAGTTCTCACGGGCAGTTGATAGTGGAAAGTGGATAGCGGATAGAGACTAAGACTATCCGCTATCCACTTTCCACTATCAACTACCCATAGGGCCCTTAGCTCAGTTGGTTAGAGCAGTCGACTCATAATCGATTGGTCGCAGGTTCAAGTCCTGCAGGGCCCACAAATCAATTACGAATGGCGAATGAAGAATTACGAATGAACGTAAGTGCCGCTGCTTCCTTGAATTCGTAATTCGTAATTCGTAATTCGTAATTCGTAATTCGTAATTCGTAATTCGTAATTCGTAGGCAGGTGTTTTCGAACGAGTATTGGATGCAGGCGGCGCTTCGGGAGGCGGAGAAAGCCTTCGAGTTGAACGAGGTGCCGATCGGCTGCGTGATCGTGCGCGATGATGCAGTCATCGCGAAAGGCCATAACCTGACTGAGCAACTCCGCGATGCAACGGCTCACGCGGAAATGATGGCGATCACCGCTGCGAGCGCCGCGCTCGAATCGCGCTATCTGACAGAGTGCACGCTGTACGTCACGATCGAACCCTGTGCGATGTGTGCCGGAGCGATTGTCCTGGCAAGGATCCCGAA belongs to Bacteroidota bacterium and includes:
- the mtaB gene encoding tRNA (N(6)-L-threonylcarbamoyladenosine(37)-C(2))-methylthiotransferase MtaB, coding for MTGTRASLHTLGCKLNYAETSALARGLAEQGFSIVPFGEQSDVVVLNTCSVTENAEKECRQLIRRIRRQSPKSKIVVTGCYAQLRPEEIASIDGVSLVLGASEKFNIFQHLPSLTYSAPPRIAVSEIEDAHEFHAASSLDDRTRAFLKIQDGCDYSCSFCTIPKARGASRSAEVEDILARAIELCHDGFHEIILSGVNVGDFGRKTGSSFLQLIRAMDAESEITARIRISSIEPNLLSDEIIGFVAGSEKFCPHFHIPLQSGSSRILRLMQRRYQPDLYRSRVEVIKRLMPHAAVGADVIVGFPGETDRDFIDTIHFIESLELSYLHVFTYSERPGTNAATMSGTVPMQIRRDRNRTLRLLGEKMKRSFHESQCGRDVTVVLEPCGEGYSENYVRVRLNDRVAHGAELVRVSLDECRGDLVLAEPLEVLAHRREPLLLPIL
- the tadA gene encoding tRNA adenosine(34) deaminase TadA produces the protein MFSNEYWMQAALREAEKAFELNEVPIGCVIVRDDAVIAKGHNLTEQLRDATAHAEMMAITAASAALESRYLTECTLYVTIEPCAMCAGAIVLARIPKLVFGAYDPKAGACGTLYHLTEDTRLNHQVHTIGGALDTECAGIMQSYFRTKRNQNSTD